In Humulus lupulus chromosome 6, drHumLupu1.1, whole genome shotgun sequence, a single genomic region encodes these proteins:
- the LOC133786179 gene encoding wall-associated receptor kinase-like 1 translates to MSCVGSPLGLLVQLFGTWRLYIFIKKRKEIKRKKAFFKRNGGLLLEQQIHSGENNVEQTKLFDSKELEKATDNFNIDRVLGQGGQGTVYKGMLEDGKIVAVKKSKIIDEAKLSEFINEVVILTQINHRNVVRLLGCCLETNVPLLVYEFIPNGTLSEYIHDKNAEFPFTWNMRLRIATEVAGALSYLHSAASFPIYHRDVKSANILLDEKLRAKVADFGTSRTISLEQTHLTTLVYGTFGYLDPEYFQSSQFTDKSDVYSFGVVLVELLTGQKAIFATRSEEEGRSLATYFMVTMEERSSSLFDILDGQVLKDAPKEEILIVADLAKRCLHLNGRNRPTMKEVAKELERIQGIDNKDSNGIQHNYEDLAYAQPEIADSWNNSTSSIELTFDSAATSFSLHQELSLL, encoded by the exons ATGTCGT GTGTGGGGAGTCCTCTTGGATTATTAGTTCAACTTTTTGGTACATGGAGACTATACATattcataaagaaaagaaaagaaattaaacGCAAGAAAGCATTTTTCAAACGAAATGGTGGCCTTTTGTTGGAACAGCAGATACATTCAGGTGAAAACAATGTCGAGCAAACCAAGCTGTTCGATTCAAAAGAGTTAGAGAAGGCAACTGATAATTTCAACATAGACAGAGTTCTTGGGCAAGGAGGCCAAGGCACTGTGTACAAAGGAATGTTGGAAGATGGAAAGATTGTTGCTGTAAAGAAATCTAAAATAATTGATGAAGCCAAACTCTCTGAATTCATCAATGAAGTTGTCATTCTTACACAAATCAATCATAGAAATGTTGTCAGGCTATTGGGATGTTGTCTGGAGACAAATGTTCCACTTCTAGTTTATGAATTCATCCCAAACGGAACACTTTCTGAGTATATTCATGACAAAAATGCAGAGTTTCCTTTCACATGGAACATGAGATTACGAATTGCAACTGAAGTTGCAGGAGCTCTTTCATACTTACACTCAGCAGCGTCTTTTCCAATTTATCATCGAGATGTCAAGTCTGCGAACATACTCCTTGATGAAAAATTGAGGGCAAAAGTTGCAGACTTTGGTACATCAAGAACTATCTCCTTAGAGCAAACTCACCTGACCACTTTAGTTTATGGCACATTTGGCTATCTAGATCCAGAATACTTTCAGTCTAGCCAATTCACAGATAAGAGTGATGTTTATAGTTTTGGAGTGGTTCTTGTCGAGCTCTTGACCGGGCAAAAAGCAATATTTGCAACAAGGTCAGAGGAGGAAGGAAGAAGTTTGGCAACATATTTCATGGTGACGATGGAGGAAAGGAGCAGTAGTTTGTTCGACATTCTTGATGGTCAAGTTCTCAAAGATGCGCCAAAAGAAGAGATCTTAATTGTTGCTGATCTTGCAAAGAGATGCTTACATTTGAATGGAAGGAATCGACCTACCATGAAAGAAGTAGCAAAGGAGCTAGAGAGGATTCAAGGCATTGATAATAAAGATTCCAATGGTATTCAACATAATTATGAAGATCTAGCATACGCACAACCTGAAATTGCAGACTCTTGGAATAATTCCACATCGTCAATAGAGTTAACTTTTGACAGTGCTGCTACTAGCTTCTCGTTGCATCAAGAATTATCATTGTTGTAA